The following proteins come from a genomic window of bacterium:
- a CDS encoding efflux RND transporter permease subunit, with translation MVFSEIFIRRPIMTVLIIVSISLFGLAAYFALPISDLPSVDYPVITVTVTYPGATPSMMASSCASPLEDECMQIPGLETIISDNTPGSTTITLSFDLDKSVDLAAPDVQAAISRAQSNLPSDLPQPPTYEKTNPSDQPIIYILLRSETMTQGDLYDYAHKTIGQRINMIEGISKVDIYGAKRAIRILIDPDKLAYLGLGFDEVAQALNTATVTTPGGDLNGKYRAFSIEPQGQLVEPSEYEELIIAYRNDAPIRLKDIGKCVDSIQNDVINFMYGNKENGIKPGVICVAATRSSGANTVALSQKVRDLLDEIKPTLPGALEVNIFYDQAIQIKESVNDVKTTIVIALGLVMLIIFIFLGRVTDTLVPSMVLPTTLLWTFLVMFAAGFSLDNLSLMALTLSVGFLVDDAIVVLENTVRHIQAGKKPFEAAVKSMKEITGTVISTSFALITVFIPLVFMGGVVGRNFKEFALTVVFAIICSTIIALTLTPMMCARMLQSAKDTKTGLEKFTDKFVGKLVSSYIGPLKWVLSHRYTALWGGIGCVAGILWLFSTLPKTFMPIGDSGLFFGQMQALLGTSTEEIRFFQDKVNDIIAEHPAIESLFTVTGKQTGADQSTGMVVATLKPLNERKPIEQVVREINKSLMRLSDLGFVYLMPKPSLELSAGAESTATGSQYSYVLSGQNRDEVYEAAEEIQEKMEGLPYFSGIQSSVKIDLPRLNININRDRASSLGITAADIENTLLYAFAKGKTTLYLTDIDQYWVMLESIDEFRREPQDLTHIYVRSKTTNKLAPLSVIAEWEQDISPQNVPHHNQLNAATISYNLAPGVALGDATKAINQLSSRILPPGVMGQMQGQAQEFEEAVKSLAVLMIIAVFIMYVILGILYESYIHPLTVLTTLPPAAFGGLMTLFLFKAELSLYAYIGIFMLLGIVSKNGIMMVDFAKQNMEEENMNASDAIFNACKTRFRPILMTGASTIIGAMPIALGFGADGAARRPLGLIIVGGLAFAQVVTLFITPGLFLYMQDIQEKFLDKFELSKSDAKRKQEEKILQQ, from the coding sequence ATGGTTTTTTCCGAAATCTTTATCCGCCGTCCCATAATGACCGTTCTGATTATTGTTTCCATATCTCTTTTCGGACTCGCGGCGTATTTTGCTCTTCCCATAAGTGATTTGCCGTCGGTAGATTATCCCGTGATAACGGTCACCGTCACATATCCCGGGGCTACGCCTTCGATGATGGCGTCTTCCTGCGCTTCGCCTCTCGAAGATGAATGTATGCAGATTCCCGGCCTTGAAACAATCATTTCCGATAATACTCCCGGCTCGACCACAATAACCCTTAGTTTTGACCTCGATAAAAGTGTTGATTTGGCCGCGCCTGATGTTCAGGCGGCGATTTCGCGCGCGCAGAGCAACTTGCCTTCCGACCTGCCTCAACCGCCGACTTATGAAAAAACCAATCCTTCCGACCAGCCGATAATATATATCCTGCTCAGGTCGGAAACAATGACCCAGGGAGATTTGTACGATTACGCTCATAAGACAATCGGCCAGAGAATCAATATGATAGAGGGAATTTCAAAAGTTGACATTTACGGCGCGAAAAGGGCAATAAGGATTCTTATAGATCCCGACAAACTTGCTTATCTGGGGTTGGGCTTTGATGAGGTGGCTCAGGCGTTAAATACGGCCACGGTAACAACCCCGGGCGGAGATTTAAACGGGAAATACAGGGCTTTTTCAATAGAGCCGCAGGGACAGCTTGTTGAACCTTCTGAATACGAAGAACTGATAATTGCTTACAGGAATGACGCTCCGATACGCCTCAAAGATATCGGAAAGTGCGTTGACAGTATACAAAACGATGTCATAAATTTTATGTACGGGAACAAAGAAAACGGGATAAAACCGGGGGTAATCTGTGTCGCCGCGACTCGATCCTCCGGCGCCAACACGGTGGCTCTGTCGCAAAAAGTGCGCGACCTTCTTGATGAAATAAAACCAACGCTGCCAGGCGCGCTGGAAGTAAATATATTTTATGATCAGGCAATCCAGATAAAAGAGTCCGTCAACGACGTTAAAACCACTATAGTTATAGCGCTTGGCCTTGTTATGTTGATTATTTTTATTTTTCTCGGCCGCGTTACAGACACGCTTGTTCCTTCAATGGTTTTGCCTACAACGCTTTTGTGGACATTCCTGGTTATGTTCGCGGCCGGGTTCAGCCTTGACAACCTTTCTCTCATGGCGCTTACCCTGTCTGTCGGATTTCTTGTTGATGACGCCATAGTTGTTCTTGAAAATACCGTTCGTCATATCCAGGCCGGCAAAAAACCGTTTGAAGCCGCCGTAAAAAGCATGAAAGAAATTACCGGCACGGTTATATCGACAAGTTTTGCCCTGATAACGGTTTTTATACCGCTTGTATTTATGGGCGGCGTTGTTGGCCGTAATTTCAAGGAATTTGCCTTAACGGTTGTTTTTGCCATTATATGTTCTACCATCATAGCTTTAACTCTGACACCGATGATGTGCGCCAGAATGCTTCAAAGCGCTAAAGACACCAAAACAGGGCTGGAAAAGTTTACCGATAAATTTGTGGGGAAACTTGTCAGCAGTTATATAGGGCCCCTCAAGTGGGTTTTGTCGCATCGTTATACGGCGCTTTGGGGAGGGATAGGGTGTGTAGCTGGAATTTTGTGGCTTTTTTCGACTCTTCCCAAAACATTTATGCCGATAGGCGACAGCGGACTTTTTTTCGGGCAGATGCAGGCTCTTCTGGGAACATCAACGGAAGAAATACGGTTTTTCCAGGATAAAGTGAACGATATAATTGCCGAACACCCGGCCATTGAAAGCCTTTTTACCGTGACGGGAAAGCAAACCGGCGCGGACCAAAGCACCGGTATGGTTGTAGCGACCTTAAAACCTTTAAATGAAAGAAAACCGATAGAACAGGTTGTCCGGGAAATTAACAAATCCCTTATGCGGCTTTCAGATTTAGGGTTTGTTTATCTTATGCCGAAACCTTCTCTTGAATTGAGCGCCGGCGCCGAAAGCACAGCCACAGGAAGTCAGTATTCATATGTCTTATCCGGACAAAACCGGGATGAAGTATATGAAGCCGCGGAAGAGATACAGGAAAAAATGGAAGGCCTCCCGTATTTTTCGGGGATTCAAAGCAGTGTAAAAATTGATTTGCCCAGGTTGAATATCAATATCAACCGTGACAGGGCTTCTTCTCTCGGAATTACCGCCGCGGATATTGAAAACACGCTTCTTTACGCGTTTGCAAAAGGCAAAACAACCCTGTATCTTACCGATATAGACCAGTACTGGGTTATGCTTGAATCGATTGATGAATTCAGAAGAGAACCGCAGGACCTTACACACATATATGTCCGCTCAAAAACCACGAATAAACTTGCTCCTCTGAGCGTTATCGCCGAATGGGAACAGGATATCAGCCCTCAGAACGTTCCTCATCATAACCAACTGAACGCCGCCACGATTTCATATAACCTTGCGCCGGGGGTCGCTCTCGGAGACGCGACAAAAGCGATTAACCAGCTCTCTTCCCGGATATTGCCTCCGGGCGTTATGGGACAGATGCAGGGGCAGGCCCAGGAGTTTGAAGAAGCAGTGAAAAGCCTGGCGGTACTGATGATTATCGCGGTATTCATAATGTATGTTATTCTCGGCATTTTATATGAAAGCTATATCCACCCTTTAACCGTCTTGACAACACTGCCTCCGGCGGCTTTCGGAGGATTGATGACGCTTTTCCTGTTTAAAGCGGAACTTTCTCTCTACGCTTATATCGGTATTTTTATGCTGTTGGGTATTGTGTCTAAGAACGGGATTATGATGGTTGACTTTGCTAAACAGAATATGGAAGAAGAAAACATGAATGCTTCCGACGCGATATTCAATGCCTGTAAAACAAGGTTCCGGCCTATTCTTATGACGGGGGCTTCAACGATAATAGGAGCCATGCCTATAGCGCTCGGTTTCGGCGCCGACGGCGCCGCCAGGCGGCCGCTCGGTTTGATTATCGTCGGAGGGCTTGCGTTTGCCCAGGTTGTGACATTGTTTATTACGCCGGGGCTGTTCCTTTATATGCAGGACATTCAGGAAAAATTCCTCGATAAATTCGAGCTGTCCAAATCCGACGCGAAAAGAAAACAGGAAGAAAAGATTTTACAGCAGTGA
- a CDS encoding efflux RND transporter periplasmic adaptor subunit — protein sequence MYLNKKRLLWIIALAIVFILIFKSCSKKPPAPPVHPRPVKMAVAAKKDVPVYIDSFGTINAYYNVNIQSRVTGEVTAVHFSEGDEVKIGDLLFSIDVRPYKAELEKEQAMLAEDLVDLKLKQDTLERNRKLMEKNLISKQDFETYQSDAAAAEAKVSLDRAAVEQAELDVEFCSIRSPIGGVTGKRLVDPGNIVSANTGPTLVNIRTVDPLFIDFAISEKDFPKVHKQMKEETLVVKINPAGDENSYEGKLTLINNAVDSQTGMILLRAEIQNPEKILWPGQYATIRLIVYTEKDAVIVPVTAVQFGQKGMYLYVVTDKNTAELRQDIVVGLQQDEDLVIEKGVSSGEKVVTYGQLGLRDGIPVMNIDDQNADEKSEKGGGNKTNSKKKASAGD from the coding sequence ATGTATCTCAATAAAAAAAGGTTGTTATGGATAATAGCGCTTGCGATTGTATTTATATTAATATTTAAAAGTTGTTCAAAAAAACCGCCGGCTCCTCCTGTTCATCCGAGACCGGTTAAAATGGCGGTTGCAGCTAAAAAAGATGTTCCTGTTTATATCGATTCTTTCGGCACAATAAATGCCTATTATAATGTCAATATCCAGTCAAGGGTTACCGGGGAAGTAACGGCTGTCCATTTCAGCGAAGGCGATGAAGTGAAGATAGGCGACTTGCTTTTCAGTATAGATGTCAGGCCTTATAAAGCCGAACTTGAAAAAGAACAGGCGATGCTCGCCGAAGATTTGGTTGACCTGAAACTGAAGCAGGATACTCTTGAAAGAAACAGAAAACTTATGGAGAAAAATCTTATTTCCAAGCAGGACTTTGAAACATATCAGTCGGATGCCGCCGCGGCGGAGGCTAAAGTCAGCCTTGACCGCGCCGCGGTTGAACAGGCTGAACTGGATGTCGAATTTTGTTCCATCCGTTCTCCCATAGGCGGCGTAACGGGCAAGCGCCTTGTGGACCCGGGCAATATTGTTTCCGCCAACACGGGGCCGACGCTTGTAAACATCAGGACGGTAGACCCTCTTTTCATTGATTTCGCGATTTCCGAAAAAGATTTTCCGAAAGTGCACAAACAGATGAAAGAAGAAACGCTGGTGGTTAAAATTAATCCGGCCGGCGATGAAAATTCATATGAAGGAAAACTGACTTTGATAAATAACGCTGTCGACTCCCAAACCGGAATGATTCTTCTGAGGGCGGAAATCCAGAATCCGGAAAAAATCCTTTGGCCCGGACAATATGCGACCATTCGTTTAATTGTGTACACGGAAAAAGATGCTGTTATAGTCCCCGTAACGGCCGTTCAGTTTGGACAGAAAGGCATGTACCTGTATGTTGTTACCGATAAAAATACCGCCGAGTTAAGGCAGGATATTGTCGTAGGTCTTCAGCAGGATGAGGATTTGGTGATAGAAAAAGGAGTTTCTTCCGGAGAAAAGGTTGTTACTTACGGGCAGTTGGGTTTGAGGGACGGAATCCCGGTAATGAATATTGACGACCAGAACGCCGATGAAAAATCTGAAAAAGGCGGGGGAAACAAAACAAACAGCAAGAAAAAGGCTTCTGCCGGGGATTAA
- a CDS encoding TolC family protein codes for MIKISYRVALSLLVCFTLFLSGCRSLRAPETPYESWQAPDWSKATKLKDTVWPAIRDRKLQSDEPLTLAELVAVAFENNPSTRRYWQSAKAMEAELRQAQSKWYPQADVSAQVSRQKQRYNEPFSGQSQLGGSQDTDFATYGPAVDITFLILDFGGRNADIEGSLQQLLASNFQFNQSIQDLLLNVETSYYTFFSAQAAVKVAEANVADAKTAHLIALQKFEAGLVTRLDVLQAKSNFDDALYSLEDAKGNVQTAKGNLAKVIGFSADTQFSIAPPKSETPRDIKTDEITVLIDNALENRPDISALRAGVRAKEAAVRSATSDLLPSITGGALADKNWYHDYETDNNLREHEYMGYVKVEWDIFDGFYNLNKKRQAQAEAEEEKEKLIQAEIEASSDVWIKYYGYKTAVSKLVFSEAFLASSKESYELALEGYRAGLKDILDLLDAQTKLSDARSKLIDSQKGLFIAVAELAHSTGSLGSFKDETAY; via the coding sequence ATGATAAAAATCTCTTATCGAGTGGCACTATCTTTATTGGTTTGTTTTACCCTATTCCTGTCAGGATGCAGGTCCCTCAGGGCTCCCGAGACCCCTTATGAATCATGGCAGGCGCCGGATTGGTCTAAAGCAACAAAACTCAAAGACACCGTCTGGCCGGCTATAAGAGATAGAAAACTTCAGAGCGATGAGCCTCTAACACTCGCGGAACTGGTCGCTGTTGCTTTTGAAAACAATCCGAGCACGCGACGGTACTGGCAGTCGGCAAAAGCCATGGAAGCGGAATTGAGACAGGCGCAAAGCAAATGGTATCCACAGGCAGATGTTTCAGCCCAGGTTAGCCGCCAGAAACAGCGGTATAACGAACCGTTCTCCGGTCAGTCTCAATTGGGGGGCTCGCAGGATACCGATTTCGCGACTTACGGGCCGGCTGTTGATATTACGTTTCTCATTCTTGATTTCGGGGGAAGAAATGCGGATATAGAGGGTTCTTTGCAACAACTTCTCGCATCTAATTTCCAGTTTAACCAGTCAATACAGGATCTTTTGCTCAATGTTGAAACGTCTTACTATACCTTTTTCAGCGCGCAGGCGGCGGTTAAAGTTGCCGAGGCAAATGTTGCCGATGCCAAAACAGCGCATCTTATAGCCCTGCAAAAATTCGAAGCCGGGCTTGTTACAAGGCTTGATGTTCTGCAGGCGAAATCGAATTTTGATGATGCCCTGTATTCTCTCGAAGACGCTAAAGGAAATGTACAGACCGCAAAAGGAAACCTTGCAAAAGTTATAGGGTTTTCCGCTGACACGCAGTTTTCGATAGCTCCGCCGAAAAGCGAAACCCCGCGTGATATTAAAACGGATGAAATAACGGTTTTGATAGACAATGCGTTGGAAAACCGGCCTGACATAAGCGCTCTCAGGGCCGGTGTCCGCGCGAAAGAAGCGGCTGTCAGGTCGGCAACCTCGGATTTGTTGCCATCCATAACAGGCGGCGCTTTGGCTGATAAGAATTGGTATCATGATTATGAGACGGACAATAACCTCAGGGAACATGAATATATGGGTTATGTCAAGGTGGAATGGGATATATTCGACGGGTTTTATAACCTGAATAAAAAACGGCAGGCTCAGGCCGAAGCCGAAGAAGAAAAAGAAAAACTTATCCAGGCTGAAATAGAAGCGAGTTCCGATGTCTGGATTAAATATTACGGGTATAAAACGGCTGTATCGAAACTGGTTTTCAGCGAAGCTTTTCTTGCCAGTTCCAAAGAATCTTACGAACTCGCGCTTGAAGGATACAGGGCTGGGTTGAAGGATATACTCGATCTGCTTGACGCCCAGACTAAATTATCAGATGCGAGAAGCAAATTAATAGACTCTCAAAAAGGGCTTTTCATTGCCGTTGCCGAGCTTGCGCACTCTACGGGCTCATTGGGGTCTTTTAAAGATGAAACGGCCTATTAG
- a CDS encoding cation:proton antiporter: MDPILIVGLVLFGGFVFGEIVSKFNLPKVTGYLLAGVLLNPTVFNFIPKDAVNHTNLITNISLSFITFSIGGTLVYSQLKALGKSILYITLFEAEFALIALVAGFLIVSPFLVHVQGGTWISVFIPLSILMGCLGSPTDPSPMLAVSHQYDAKGPVTSTILSVGASDDVMGIMNYSITVVIAQAFVLHKAFSLSNTILKPLLQISGSFLMGIIFGFLFIVITWFIRKEKEGVLIVLVFGLLSVCTGVANLLNVDELLSTMTMGVIVANFHPRSEAIFKMLERYTEELIFVLFFTVSGMILDFGVLLKSLPLVFFFIIFRLAGKFTGTYVGGSISHAPAKVKKYTIGGLVPLGGIVVGLALLMKQDPAFSKFSDIILSVIIGSTILHEFIGPISGKWAIKAAGEMGKAG, encoded by the coding sequence ATGGACCCTATTCTTATTGTGGGCTTGGTTTTGTTCGGCGGGTTCGTTTTCGGTGAAATCGTTTCAAAGTTCAACCTGCCGAAAGTCACCGGTTATCTTTTGGCGGGCGTGCTCCTGAACCCTACCGTTTTTAACTTCATACCGAAAGACGCTGTAAACCATACAAACCTGATAACAAATATATCTCTCTCATTTATCACGTTTTCTATCGGCGGGACTCTTGTTTATTCACAGTTAAAAGCCCTCGGTAAATCCATTCTTTATATAACGCTTTTCGAAGCCGAATTCGCGTTAATAGCCCTTGTAGCCGGTTTCCTTATCGTTTCTCCTTTCCTCGTTCACGTGCAGGGCGGAACATGGATAAGCGTATTTATACCCTTGAGCATTCTGATGGGGTGTCTCGGTTCTCCCACAGACCCTTCACCGATGCTGGCGGTAAGCCATCAATATGACGCAAAGGGCCCCGTAACATCGACTATCTTAAGCGTAGGGGCGTCAGACGACGTTATGGGTATTATGAATTACAGCATAACCGTCGTCATAGCTCAGGCATTTGTACTGCATAAGGCTTTCAGCCTGTCAAATACTATCTTAAAACCTTTGCTTCAAATATCAGGTTCTTTTCTGATGGGAATAATTTTCGGATTTTTGTTCATAGTTATAACCTGGTTTATAAGAAAGGAAAAAGAAGGTGTCCTGATTGTTCTTGTTTTCGGGCTGCTTTCGGTTTGCACCGGCGTGGCAAATCTTTTGAATGTAGATGAACTATTATCCACAATGACGATGGGCGTCATAGTCGCAAATTTCCATCCCAGAAGCGAAGCTATATTTAAAATGCTTGAACGATACACCGAAGAGCTTATTTTTGTGCTCTTTTTTACCGTAAGCGGCATGATCCTCGATTTCGGCGTGCTTCTCAAATCCCTGCCTCTCGTATTCTTCTTCATTATTTTCAGGCTCGCCGGCAAATTCACGGGAACTTATGTCGGCGGAAGTATTTCGCACGCTCCCGCAAAAGTGAAGAAATACACCATAGGAGGCCTGGTCCCTCTCGGTGGAATCGTCGTCGGCCTTGCGCTTTTAATGAAACAGGACCCGGCATTCAGCAAATTCTCGGACATTATTTTAAGCGTTATCATAGGCTCAACGATTCTTCATGAATTTATCGGGCCGATAAGCGGCAAATGGGCAATCAAAGCGGCCGGAGAGATGGGGAAAGCGGGCTAA
- a CDS encoding YkgJ family cysteine cluster protein, protein MGIYNMEKVDFVELCKKCEDPCCNGYFILSEAERKVLCKAGHDRHIEEREDYCVFEGDPCPFYSDGKCSIHDIRPTICRIYPLYPYINDDGKLEIDIDDECPAAKKLGKEFFEKAREKAEKFVKREISVEAYKKFWAEY, encoded by the coding sequence ATGGGTATCTATAATATGGAAAAAGTTGATTTCGTAGAGTTATGTAAAAAATGCGAGGATCCCTGCTGTAACGGGTATTTTATCCTGAGCGAAGCCGAAAGGAAAGTACTTTGCAAAGCGGGACATGACCGGCATATCGAGGAAAGAGAAGATTATTGTGTTTTCGAAGGGGACCCGTGCCCTTTTTACAGCGACGGGAAATGTTCAATACACGATATCCGTCCGACTATCTGCAGGATATATCCTCTGTATCCGTATATCAACGACGACGGGAAGCTGGAAATAGATATCGATGACGAATGTCCCGCGGCAAAAAAACTCGGGAAAGAATTTTTTGAAAAAGCCCGCGAAAAAGCGGAAAAATTTGTCAAAAGAGAGATTTCCGTCGAAGCTTACAAAAAATTCTGGGCCGAATATTAA
- a CDS encoding PHP domain-containing protein has translation MADLIKIKVDFHIHSSEDYVETVMEKEKLPTPEEYILKAKQLGFDAISFTNHSTWFDDEKYSGIASRNGIILFPGIEMCVNGKHVLLYNFPKGSWIDSFEKLSEMKNDSNLVVAAHPYFWAGKCLGGELEKNIAMFDGIEISHFFTGWFNPNKKAAIAAEKHNLPLLSFSDSHKLYMFGRNYAFLYVEEKSVKGIINAVKAGRVENVAPPMKTHEIMFESFSKLKYIRYVFGESPEEKFIRLNRPKG, from the coding sequence ATGGCTGACTTAATAAAAATAAAAGTAGATTTTCATATCCACAGCAGCGAGGACTATGTCGAAACTGTTATGGAGAAAGAAAAACTGCCCACCCCTGAGGAATATATCCTCAAAGCGAAACAACTCGGGTTTGACGCTATCTCTTTTACGAATCATTCAACGTGGTTTGACGATGAGAAATACTCCGGTATAGCTTCCCGGAACGGAATAATCCTTTTCCCCGGCATTGAAATGTGCGTTAACGGGAAACACGTCCTTTTGTACAATTTCCCGAAAGGTTCGTGGATAGACTCTTTCGAAAAGTTAAGTGAGATGAAAAATGACAGCAATCTGGTGGTGGCGGCCCACCCTTATTTCTGGGCAGGCAAGTGTCTGGGCGGAGAACTTGAAAAAAACATTGCCATGTTTGACGGTATTGAAATATCACATTTTTTTACCGGGTGGTTTAACCCGAATAAAAAGGCGGCTATTGCCGCGGAAAAACATAATCTTCCGCTCCTGTCTTTTTCCGACAGCCATAAACTTTATATGTTCGGCAGGAATTACGCGTTTTTATATGTAGAGGAAAAATCAGTAAAAGGAATAATAAATGCGGTTAAAGCGGGGCGTGTGGAAAATGTGGCGCCTCCTATGAAAACGCATGAGATCATGTTTGAATCTTTTTCAAAATTAAAGTATATAAGGTATGTGTTCGGAGAATCCCCCGAGGAAAAATTTATCCGCCTTAACAGGCCTAAAGGTTGA
- a CDS encoding sigma-70 family RNA polymerase sigma factor, with product MNRNYSGLFENWEIAVATKVIKRYQNDGTSLRYESFEDLLQECLIQWFYSRDKYDSERGALKTTYMSRIVTNKLHDISRKRSTDKRKILHESYSLDHLSGDEDSESEVDGLFADTDTVIQTDLKITLTETYSQLTADQQRLCALMRDGYSNITELSEIMGIGRATVYREKERIKNVFEKEGLKDFLK from the coding sequence ATGAATCGAAATTACAGCGGCTTATTTGAAAATTGGGAAATCGCAGTTGCTACAAAAGTTATCAAGCGTTATCAGAATGACGGAACAAGTCTCAGGTACGAATCATTTGAAGATTTACTTCAGGAGTGTTTAATCCAGTGGTTTTATTCCCGGGACAAATATGACAGCGAACGTGGAGCATTAAAGACAACGTACATGTCGAGAATTGTTACCAACAAACTGCACGACATTTCAAGGAAACGATCCACAGATAAACGCAAAATCCTACACGAAAGCTATTCCTTAGATCATCTTTCAGGAGATGAGGATTCCGAGTCAGAGGTAGATGGTTTATTTGCCGATACGGATACCGTTATCCAGACCGATCTCAAAATTACTCTTACTGAAACATATTCACAACTTACAGCAGACCAGCAGAGACTTTGCGCTTTGATGAGGGATGGATATTCCAACATTACAGAGCTAAGCGAAATCATGGGGATAGGAAGGGCAACGGTATATAGGGAGAAAGAAAGGATCAAAAATGTATTTGAGAAGGAAGGGTTGAAAGATTTTTTGAAATAA
- a CDS encoding DEAD/DEAH box helicase, with product MRLYDHQKEAIKFAVNNKGCCALFHDPGLGKTLSGLEIYNHYKTINPELRLLVVCPLSLVNAAWGEDIKKFTGFTYSPFKELKKAKTLPNIVVINYEALISKKNLPVIETLIRTYPFMCILDESSRLKNNKSVTTKTLLKLSEYFQHRIIASGTPMPNSEVELWGQMNFVQPELLHKSFYAFRNTYFHLERNGIMRRGSTYMSKDELREIFSEGWKYAITDENREFLMNEIKPFTHWVKKEEALDLPEKIDETRDVSLSAQERQAYKEMENTLITEIDGVEVGVQIALSKLMKLRQVTAGFIYSEDGEPLPIGKSSKVKELENVLEELGKQQVIVWVQFHHEVREIEKLIREKFGKVVTLYSGTKDREESIRQFKENEAQYLIAHPRSAAHGLTFINCSAMVFFSLDYSYEAHAQARDRIHRIGQKSSCLYIYLVATNSIDEELIQVLHRKKSLQDVVYGIVRKKTQRKSSRNA from the coding sequence GTGAGATTGTATGATCACCAAAAAGAGGCGATAAAATTCGCCGTTAACAACAAAGGATGTTGTGCGTTATTTCACGATCCGGGCTTAGGCAAAACCCTTTCAGGGTTAGAGATATATAACCATTACAAAACTATAAACCCAGAGTTAAGACTATTAGTTGTATGTCCGCTTTCCCTTGTGAATGCGGCTTGGGGTGAGGATATAAAAAAGTTTACCGGGTTTACATACTCACCATTTAAAGAGCTGAAGAAAGCAAAGACACTGCCGAATATAGTCGTTATAAATTATGAAGCCCTGATCTCGAAAAAGAATTTACCGGTGATTGAGACACTTATAAGAACTTATCCATTTATGTGCATACTCGATGAGAGTTCTCGCTTGAAAAATAATAAGAGCGTTACGACTAAAACACTTCTAAAGCTATCAGAGTATTTTCAGCACAGGATTATTGCTTCAGGTACGCCTATGCCTAACTCAGAAGTTGAGCTATGGGGGCAGATGAATTTTGTCCAGCCGGAGTTGCTTCACAAATCGTTTTATGCGTTTAGAAATACATATTTTCATTTGGAACGTAATGGCATCATGCGCCGTGGCAGTACGTATATGAGCAAGGATGAATTAAGGGAGATATTCAGCGAGGGATGGAAGTATGCCATTACAGACGAGAACAGAGAATTCCTCATGAATGAGATCAAGCCGTTCACGCATTGGGTTAAAAAAGAAGAAGCATTGGATTTGCCGGAAAAGATAGATGAGACCAGAGATGTATCACTTTCAGCACAGGAACGTCAGGCATACAAGGAAATGGAAAACACGCTCATAACCGAGATTGATGGGGTTGAGGTAGGTGTACAGATTGCGCTTTCAAAACTGATGAAACTCAGGCAGGTCACAGCAGGATTCATCTATTCAGAAGATGGAGAACCGCTTCCTATTGGTAAATCTTCAAAGGTTAAAGAACTGGAGAACGTTCTGGAAGAGCTTGGGAAACAGCAGGTTATTGTTTGGGTGCAGTTTCATCATGAAGTACGTGAGATCGAGAAACTGATACGTGAAAAGTTCGGCAAAGTTGTGACTCTGTATTCAGGTACGAAAGATCGTGAAGAGTCGATCAGACAGTTTAAAGAGAATGAAGCACAGTATCTGATTGCGCATCCCCGGTCAGCGGCTCATGGATTAACGTTTATAAACTGTTCAGCGATGGTGTTTTTTAGTCTGGATTATTCATACGAAGCCCATGCGCAGGCACGTGACCGTATTCACAGGATCGGGCAGAAGTCGAGTTGTCTATACATATATCTGGTAGCGACAAATTCAATTGATGAAGAACTCATTCAGGTATTACATCGAAAAAAATCATTACAGGACGTGGTTTATGGAATCGTCAGAAAAAAGACTCAAAGAAAAAGTTCTCGCAATGCTTAA
- a CDS encoding VRR-NUC domain-containing protein — translation MESSEKRLKEKVLAMLKKEFRDAWVYKTADRWKSGIPDVLVCRGGRFFASELKVGKNKATKLQLNVLKKIKRAGGRVAVCRSVDQVRNLLNNEGGDLND, via the coding sequence ATGGAATCGTCAGAAAAAAGACTCAAAGAAAAAGTTCTCGCAATGCTTAAAAAGGAGTTTCGAGATGCGTGGGTATATAAAACAGCGGATAGATGGAAATCAGGGATACCCGATGTCCTTGTGTGCAGAGGAGGACGCTTCTTTGCGTCGGAACTTAAAGTCGGGAAAAACAAAGCTACGAAGTTACAGCTTAACGTTCTCAAGAAGATTAAACGTGCCGGTGGGCGGGTGGCTGTGTGTCGTAGTGTGGATCAGGTCAGGAATCTACTTAATAACGAAGGAGGTGATTTAAATGATTAA